One Canis lupus baileyi chromosome 1, mCanLup2.hap1, whole genome shotgun sequence genomic window, GAAGTCAGATCTGTTCAGATGCCAGGGAATTCATATTGGAGAAAAACCCTATGAATACAGCGAATGTGGGGAAAATGTCTCTCAGAATTCAAATCTCAATGTACATAAAAAAatccatactggagagaaacaCTTTGAATGTactgaatgtggaaaagccttcacAAGGAAATCAACTCTGAGTATGCATCAGAAAATTCACACAGGAGAAAAACCGTATGTGTGTactgaatgtgggaaagcctttatcCGGAAGTCACATTTTATTACACAtgagagaattcatactggagagaaaccttacaagTGCAGTGACTGTGGAAAATCCTTTATAAAGAAGTCACAACTCCATGTGCATCAGCgaattcacacaggagagaaTCCCTTTATATGTACAGAATGTGGGAAGGTCTTCACTCACAAGACAAATCTCATTATACACCAgaaaattcatactggagagagaCCTTATATATGTACTGAATGTGCAAAGGCCTTTACTGACAGGTCAAATCTAATTAAACACCAAaaaattcatactggagagaaaccctataaatgCAGTGATTGCGGAAAATCATTCACCTGGAAGTCACGGCTCAGGATACATCAGAAATGCCACACTGGAGAGAGACATTatgaatgcagtgaatgtgggaaagccttcatcCAGAAGTCAACACTAAGTATGCATCAGAGAATTCACAGAGGAGAAAAGCCCTATGTATGTACtgagtgtgggaaagccttcttCCACAAGTCACACTTTATTACCCAtgagagaattcatactggagagaaaccctatgagtgCAGTGACTGTGGGAAATCCTTCACAAAGAAGTCACAACTCCATGTGCATCAGCAaattcacacaggagagaaaccctacaGATGTGCAGAGTGTGGAAAGGCCTTCACTGACAGATCGAATCTCTTTACACACCAGAAAATTCATACTGGggagaaaccctataaatgtaGTGACTGTGGAAAAGCCTTTACTCGGAAGTCAGGTCTCCATATACATCAGCAGTCTCATACCGGAGAGAGACACTATGAGTGCAgcgaatgtgggaaagcctttgcAAGGAAATCAACGCTAATTAtgcatcagagaattcatacaggaGAGAAGCCCTATATTTGTACAGAATGTGGGAAATCCTTTATCCAGAAATCACACTTAAATAGGCATCgaagaattcatactggagagaaaccctatgaatgcaGTGACTGTGGGAAGGCCTTCATTAAGAAGTCACAACTTCATGAACATCATcgaattcacactggagagaaaccattTATATGTGCTGAGTGTGGAAAAGCCTTCACCATCAGATCAAATCTTATTAAACACCAGAAAATTCATGCCAGACAGAAACCCTATAAAGGCAATGACTTTAGGAAAACCTTACACTGGAGGCCACAGCTCAGTGTATGTCAGAAATCTGATTCTGGGGAAGTAGAGTGCTCGGTGCCGCAGTCATGGTGTGGGGATACAAAGTAGTGAGAGGCTACTGCTTCACTATGAAGCAGGAGGTGACCAAGCCACCATATCTCTGGTCAGAAGCGTGAATGTCTGGATCACAGAACTGGTGTCTAATTACATGTATGGAGGAAGACACTGAAGAAAGTGCTTAAACAATGTGTTTGGGCCATAGTTAATTACTGGACTCCTGCAAATAATAGTAAATATGCCAGCAGAGGACTTGGTAGACTTTGTTTCATGTTATGGATAAAAAGCTTTATAAATTCAGGGCTGTATTCCCTATTGACCAAAGTAATTTCTTAATGAGTAGAGTGCTAAGAAAATTTTTCATTGTCTAAGGATGCTGAAATGAGGGCAAAAGTATAGACAATTCAAGCCTGTAACTAAGAGAAATCAGAAGTTTTTGTGAAAATTGACATAAAAGACACAAAGGAAGGAcctccttttttccttcaggaagtcactattatttattttttacagtatcAGTGTGTAGAAATTcggataaacatttttttttatttgactttgagATTGGCAAATTAGAACCACAGGCTTACTTGAACATTAACAGGCCTCTTTAGTTATCCAGTATGTTTCCTTACTTAATAATTCCCTGCCATGGCACAGGTAACTCACACCTAAGAGGCATAAAGTTCTGCCAGCTTATATCCATCCCCAAAGTGACCAATGAGGTAAGCAGCAGCTCTACAGACTATTTATTTGTTACCTTAGAACTGGCCCTGAGACCATGCGACTAAGCCTTGGGTCACAGATATAAAAGTCTTAGCCTCATCCACAGAAATCTGTAATTTTTACTGATTTCTGTTTGGAAAagagacaaattaagaaaatggGTTTCAAAACCTAGAATTCTTTCCTTCTAATTTTGTTAATACATTCTCTACATAGTCATCACATGCTACATTATCTTTGGACACTACTGTTTGCCTTTGAGTTTGTCTTCTTAGAAGACAGAATTGCACATTTGGAAGAGTACTCTTCCTGTCCCCTCTCAGACTCTACAAATTAATCTTACTGTGTTTTGAACCCTCTTTCTATTCTTACAGATTTATTCCATCAGATTCTAAAAGAAGTGTTTTATCTTCCAGAATATTCATGAAATTGTCTCTCCtttttagttttctatattttgagtCTTTGTTTTTACATACATTCAAATTTAGAACTCTTCCTGGTTACTTGAACCCTAATCATCATGAAATGTCCATTTTTATTGATACTGATAATTTTTTGCCTTAAGATTTACTACATCAGAAGTTAATACCGTACGTATACTTCACTTATTGAAGGCTGATATAAATTAGTACCCATATCACTCTCTGGACGAGGTGAGCAGCTACTAAAGTAGCTCCTTTATTTCCCTCTTGAGTTACATGGTGTTAATGTTATGCATTTGGATTTTTATGTAGTTGATGTCGTGGTTATTGTCTCAGAGTCGATATTCATCTAGATTAATCCTCATACTTAccctttttattacttttttattccttcttttccttcaagtttcattctagaatattttttttttctactgactGAAGAAGACCcgttagcaattttttttttagtgtgtgcTTCCTAGTGACAAATTTTGTTCTTTGGaagatgtctttattttgctttcatttttgaaagatatttttactcAATATAAGATCCTAAGCACACAGTTCTTTTCTGTTAGTAtcttgaatatattttgttaaagtcTGTGTTTCACTGTTTTGTTGGAAAATAAGCTTTCAATGTAATTACCTTTGAAGGTAATGTGCTTTTACCCccttttctctagctccttcaaAATTTAGTCTTatcaggcacctggatggctcagtggttgagcatctgcctttggctcaggtcgtgatcctggggtcctgcaggcagcctgcttctccctctgccttcgtctctgcctctctctgtgtctctcatgaataaacaaaatcttttaaaaaaattcatgtctTAGGCTGCCAAAAATCACACATTGAAATGCCTAGGTatgattttctatgtatttgtttgGGGTTTGGAGTGTTTTTTAAATCCTTAgtttagtaagttttttttttcttcacatttttggaaatttcttGATATTATCTATGTATTCTTCAGCTTCATTACCTTGCTCTGCTTGTCTAGAAATAACCCTATTATTTACATCCCCATTAACTTTTCTCCATTAGTTATTTCAGATTTAGTGATGCTTATCTTCTCTTATACCTGATGATTTTAAATCAATGACCAGATACTATAAACTAACAATTGTAGAGATACTGAGATGGTCTGGTTGATATCTTCTTCCAGAGATTTGCTTTTCACTCTTAACAGGTGGCTAGGTGAGAGCATGAGCACCCCTGCTTGTTTTTCTCCAGTCTTGTAGTGACAGTGTGTAAAACTGGGCTCCAGTCTCCATGATGGCTTGTCTGGTGTTTTTCACTCTTATTTCTAGGGGATACCCTAGAGACGTGGACTTTGCCAGATATCTCATTCTGGGAAGGAACTTAATTTGTCTAAGAGGCCCCATAAGCTTGTCAAAAACTTTAACCTTTCTTGCCcagtatttgctttaaaaatgagcacacttttttttttttgaagatcatatttatttatttgacagagagagagagaaagagagaggcagagagagtacaagtaggccAAGCAGCAGAccgggagaaagagaagcagattccccgcttagcagagagcccaactcggggctcgatccagggaccctgggaccacggcctgaaccaaaagcagacatttaaccaagtcacccaggcatccctgcaaacacctctttttaataaatagccCTAAATTCCAGaggtctgtctttttttttttttttttaagattttatttattcatgagagacagagctagagacagaggcaaagggagaagcagactccctgcagggagcccgatgcaggacttgatctcaggaccccagtatcatgccctgagccgaaggcagatgctcaaccattgagccacccaggcatccccagaggtTATGTCTTATCTTTAATCTTATTCCTGTAGTTTCTTACTTCTTGGTAGCTCTCAGTGCcatcacaaaattaaatatatttaatattttcttccaccatttttagttttaattaccAAAACTTTCcaaactaaaaaatgaaagtgtTCTGATTTGTGACACTATTCCCATTTCTTTTGGTGGTAAAAGTTAAGACATTTACTGTTTGTTTCAGATTTTGTGAACTTTGATACATAAGGGGAAATTACCTTTTTTTGGTAGTGTCAAATTTTATTATGGTAGTTGCCAGACTTTAGCAAAAAGAGATTGACTAAGAgactcttgtgtttcttttttaatagtatgtttttttccccctttggatgGTAAATAGGAAGTGAAGTTAATGAAAACTGGTCTAACAGCCCAGGGGTTTGAGAATAAGGATTTCAAAGATTAATTAAAAGGATTATTGAGATAGTGATTCTCAACCTTTTTATTCCCAGACAcgttacttaattttttttttaattttttttcttaatttttatttatttatgatagtcacacagagagagagagagagaggcagagacacaggcagagggagaagcaggctccatgcaccgggaacccgatgtgggactcaatcccgggtctccgggatcgcgccctgggccaaaggcaggcgccaaaccgctgcgccacccagggatcccgttacttactttaaaaaaaaaaaaatttttttttttttttttaagattttatttatttgttcatgagagacacagagaaagagaggcagagatgtaggcagagcgCACCAttggggatcccaatgcgggattccatcctgggaccgcaaaatcactccctgagccaaagacagatgctcaaccactgagccaccaggggtcccttatttatttattttgagagagagcacaaacagaaggagcagcagagggagagggagaagtagcctccccactgagcaggactcgatcccaggaccctgagatcatgacatgagttgCAGGCAGAGACtcagacactcagccaactgagccacctaggcacctccccaggcacatttaaaaaaatacagttctaCATTATTGagctgaaaaaagaagaaacattacCTTTTGTCAACAGGGTAGTAACATCTAGGAGAAAGGAAGACTTCCTTTTACTGGCCTCCACATATTTGAAGAGGGACTGGGAATTGATTTGGGAATGGATGATGGACAGTTAGGTGTTAAATGGGAGAGCTAAATCTTACTTAGATGGAATTCCAAGGTTGGTAAAAATTGAAGGCATGTGCAGTAAGGACCTTACCAGGGAGAGTAGTGTGAAATAGACATATCTTTTTATGCCACTACTATAATacagttcatttatatttatagcaaagctttttaaaaacaattttataatctaaatttttaaattaaaaagtaatttttaaaacctttcattctgtgagttaaaaaaaagtaagaaaactcATTCAACCCAACATTTAATCATGCATCAGATAATTCATAGGAGAGAGTAATTTTCTGTCTTACTAAATGTGAGTAGGGCTTCATTTACAAATCATTACATCATTACAGAGAATAGCAGAGAATTCATGCTGGAAAGAAAACTTATGTATACAATAACTAAAAAATCATCCTTAAAGTGAAAAGTTAACTTTTTGAAGAGCAAATTCCTATATGAGAGAAATAACAGATCAGAAGTTGATTTTTCctcagaaactcattttagagagagaaaccTATAAAAGCAATTACTGGAGAACCACATGGAAGTTACAAAATCTCTGTTGCAAATGTATTTCATGTGGAAATAGCTTCATTCAGAAATCAATTTTCAGTATTTGCATGAGTGAAATTGTATTTCCTGAAAATGATAAACACTTCTCTGAGTTTGAAC contains:
- the ZNF484 gene encoding zinc finger protein 484 isoform X3; the protein is MLENYFNLISVGCQVPKPEVIFNLEQEVLRMLAGDICSHSHHDGDIGFETSQHGMSEEVSIQFERINLFTSGDPYSILEELWQDDKQIRRCEENQNTSADHVTFINKGTLFNERDCEYKSTQKIDHVNTYLVPARKKLQNYDSFGRSLKPIVSLCDYRNNAAENLDKIIGCGNIFTHMDSHTETHACEYNQCKKLLSHEQALIQHQKIRTGENLSLFSDYVKIFTRKSHLFACQSIYTEEKQHQCSKCETVFSQKLQLAVAQKASVGGKPCTCTEYEKDFSLKSNPEKTHTEENHCKCSEYGKAFIQKSDLFRCQGIHIGEKPYEYSECGENVSQNSNLNVHKKIHTGEKHFECTECGKAFTRKSTLSMHQKIHTGEKPYVCTECGKAFIRKSHFITHERIHTGEKPYKCSDCGKSFIKKSQLHVHQRIHTGENPFICTECGKVFTHKTNLIIHQKIHTGERPYICTECAKAFTDRSNLIKHQKIHTGEKPYKCSDCGKSFTWKSRLRIHQKCHTGERHYECSECGKAFIQKSTLSMHQRIHRGEKPYVCTECGKAFFHKSHFITHERIHTGEKPYECSDCGKSFTKKSQLHVHQQIHTGEKPYRCAECGKAFTDRSNLFTHQKIHTGEKPYKCSDCGKAFTRKSGLHIHQQSHTGERHYECSECGKAFARKSTLIMHQRIHTGEKPYICTECGKSFIQKSHLNRHRRIHTGEKPYECSDCGKAFIKKSQLHEHHRIHTGEKPFICAECGKAFTIRSNLIKHQKIHARQKPYKGNDFRKTLHWRPQLSVCQKSDSGEVECSVPQSWCGDTK
- the ZNF484 gene encoding zinc finger protein 484 isoform X2; amino-acid sequence: MTKSLGSVSFKDVTVDFSREEWQQLDLAQKSLYRDVMLENYFNLISVGCQVPKPEVIFNLEQEVLRMLAGDICSHSHHDGDIGFETSQHGMSEEVSIQFERINLFTSGDPYSILEELWQDDKQIRRCEENQNTSADHVTFINKGTLFNERDCEYKSTQKIDHVNTYLVPARKKLQNYDSFGRSLKPIVSLCDYRNNAAENLDKIIGCGNIFTHMDSHTETHACEYNQCKKLLSHEQALIQHQKIRTGENLSLFSDYVKIFTRKSHLFACQSIYTEEKQHQCSKCETVFSQKLQLAVAQKASVGGKPCTCTEYEKDFSLKSNPEKTHTEENHCKCSEYGKAFIQKSDLFRCQGIHIGEKPYEYSECGENVSQNSNLNVHKKIHTGEKHFECTECGKAFTRKSTLSMHQKIHTGEKPYVCTECGKAFIRKSHFITHERIHTGEKPYKCSDCGKSFIKKSQLHVHQRIHTGENPFICTECGKVFTHKTNLIIHQKIHTGERPYICTECAKAFTDRSNLIKHQKIHTGEKPYKCSDCGKSFTWKSRLRIHQKCHTGERHYECSECGKAFIQKSTLSMHQRIHRGEKPYVCTECGKAFFHKSHFITHERIHTGEKPYECSDCGKSFTKKSQLHVHQQIHTGEKPYRCAECGKAFTDRSNLFTHQKIHTGEKPYKCSDCGKAFTRKSGLHIHQQSHTGERHYECSECGKAFARKSTLIMHQRIHTGEKPYICTECGKSFIQKSHLNRHRRIHTGEKPYECSDCGKAFIKKSQLHEHHRIHTGEKPFICAECGKAFTIRSNLIKHQKIHARQKPYKGNDFRKTLHWRPQLSVCQKSDSGEVECSVPQSWCGDTK
- the ZNF484 gene encoding zinc finger protein 484 isoform X5, with the protein product MSEEVSIQFERINLFTSGDPYSILEELWQDDKQIRRCEENQNTSADHVTFINKGTLFNERDCEYKSTQKIDHVNTYLVPARKKLQNYDSFGRSLKPIVSLCDYRNNAAENLDKIIGCGNIFTHMDSHTETHACEYNQCKKLLSHEQALIQHQKIRTGENLSLFSDYVKIFTRKSHLFACQSIYTEEKQHQCSKCETVFSQKLQLAVAQKASVGGKPCTCTEYEKDFSLKSNPEKTHTEENHCKCSEYGKAFIQKSDLFRCQGIHIGEKPYEYSECGENVSQNSNLNVHKKIHTGEKHFECTECGKAFTRKSTLSMHQKIHTGEKPYVCTECGKAFIRKSHFITHERIHTGEKPYKCSDCGKSFIKKSQLHVHQRIHTGENPFICTECGKVFTHKTNLIIHQKIHTGERPYICTECAKAFTDRSNLIKHQKIHTGEKPYKCSDCGKSFTWKSRLRIHQKCHTGERHYECSECGKAFIQKSTLSMHQRIHRGEKPYVCTECGKAFFHKSHFITHERIHTGEKPYECSDCGKSFTKKSQLHVHQQIHTGEKPYRCAECGKAFTDRSNLFTHQKIHTGEKPYKCSDCGKAFTRKSGLHIHQQSHTGERHYECSECGKAFARKSTLIMHQRIHTGEKPYICTECGKSFIQKSHLNRHRRIHTGEKPYECSDCGKAFIKKSQLHEHHRIHTGEKPFICAECGKAFTIRSNLIKHQKIHARQKPYKGNDFRKTLHWRPQLSVCQKSDSGEVECSVPQSWCGDTK
- the ZNF484 gene encoding zinc finger protein 484 isoform X1, whose amino-acid sequence is MTKSLECVFQGSVSFKDVTVDFSREEWQQLDLAQKSLYRDVMLENYFNLISVGCQVPKPEVIFNLEQEVLRMLAGDICSHSHHDGDIGFETSQHGMSEEVSIQFERINLFTSGDPYSILEELWQDDKQIRRCEENQNTSADHVTFINKGTLFNERDCEYKSTQKIDHVNTYLVPARKKLQNYDSFGRSLKPIVSLCDYRNNAAENLDKIIGCGNIFTHMDSHTETHACEYNQCKKLLSHEQALIQHQKIRTGENLSLFSDYVKIFTRKSHLFACQSIYTEEKQHQCSKCETVFSQKLQLAVAQKASVGGKPCTCTEYEKDFSLKSNPEKTHTEENHCKCSEYGKAFIQKSDLFRCQGIHIGEKPYEYSECGENVSQNSNLNVHKKIHTGEKHFECTECGKAFTRKSTLSMHQKIHTGEKPYVCTECGKAFIRKSHFITHERIHTGEKPYKCSDCGKSFIKKSQLHVHQRIHTGENPFICTECGKVFTHKTNLIIHQKIHTGERPYICTECAKAFTDRSNLIKHQKIHTGEKPYKCSDCGKSFTWKSRLRIHQKCHTGERHYECSECGKAFIQKSTLSMHQRIHRGEKPYVCTECGKAFFHKSHFITHERIHTGEKPYECSDCGKSFTKKSQLHVHQQIHTGEKPYRCAECGKAFTDRSNLFTHQKIHTGEKPYKCSDCGKAFTRKSGLHIHQQSHTGERHYECSECGKAFARKSTLIMHQRIHTGEKPYICTECGKSFIQKSHLNRHRRIHTGEKPYECSDCGKAFIKKSQLHEHHRIHTGEKPFICAECGKAFTIRSNLIKHQKIHARQKPYKGNDFRKTLHWRPQLSVCQKSDSGEVECSVPQSWCGDTK
- the ZNF484 gene encoding zinc finger protein 484 isoform X4, whose amino-acid sequence is MLAGDICSHSHHDGDIGFETSQHGMSEEVSIQFERINLFTSGDPYSILEELWQDDKQIRRCEENQNTSADHVTFINKGTLFNERDCEYKSTQKIDHVNTYLVPARKKLQNYDSFGRSLKPIVSLCDYRNNAAENLDKIIGCGNIFTHMDSHTETHACEYNQCKKLLSHEQALIQHQKIRTGENLSLFSDYVKIFTRKSHLFACQSIYTEEKQHQCSKCETVFSQKLQLAVAQKASVGGKPCTCTEYEKDFSLKSNPEKTHTEENHCKCSEYGKAFIQKSDLFRCQGIHIGEKPYEYSECGENVSQNSNLNVHKKIHTGEKHFECTECGKAFTRKSTLSMHQKIHTGEKPYVCTECGKAFIRKSHFITHERIHTGEKPYKCSDCGKSFIKKSQLHVHQRIHTGENPFICTECGKVFTHKTNLIIHQKIHTGERPYICTECAKAFTDRSNLIKHQKIHTGEKPYKCSDCGKSFTWKSRLRIHQKCHTGERHYECSECGKAFIQKSTLSMHQRIHRGEKPYVCTECGKAFFHKSHFITHERIHTGEKPYECSDCGKSFTKKSQLHVHQQIHTGEKPYRCAECGKAFTDRSNLFTHQKIHTGEKPYKCSDCGKAFTRKSGLHIHQQSHTGERHYECSECGKAFARKSTLIMHQRIHTGEKPYICTECGKSFIQKSHLNRHRRIHTGEKPYECSDCGKAFIKKSQLHEHHRIHTGEKPFICAECGKAFTIRSNLIKHQKIHARQKPYKGNDFRKTLHWRPQLSVCQKSDSGEVECSVPQSWCGDTK